One genomic window of Novosphingobium aureum includes the following:
- a CDS encoding CHAD domain-containing protein translates to MSYRFSQQDACVERALRRIATEQVDVALGAIAQGRADPALADHAVHEVRKSCKKVRALLRLGQPALADYGDADACFAGLARGLSGSRDARVVMASFERLTARLKGGGPDLELSALCQSLKAGVGLPYPSSAEGGAGPPQVLHALDEAAGRLEAARDQIAGWNLSLTGWEALGPGLAKTLAKATRARDALVRKPGARARHDLRKHLKYNWYHTRLLAPLWPGPFRARAASLAQVTEDLGEHHDLFVLCGHVRDAASKGKRGCREAADYVLRRAARRQRKLERRVDPEIARLLVRKPVGLARDWGRLWSIAMDR, encoded by the coding sequence ATGTCCTACCGCTTCAGCCAGCAGGATGCCTGTGTGGAGCGGGCGCTTCGCCGTATAGCGACCGAGCAGGTGGACGTGGCCCTCGGTGCGATCGCGCAGGGGCGAGCCGATCCGGCGCTTGCGGATCACGCCGTTCATGAGGTCCGCAAGTCCTGCAAGAAGGTGCGCGCGCTCCTGCGCCTCGGGCAGCCCGCGCTCGCCGATTATGGCGATGCCGATGCCTGTTTCGCCGGGCTTGCCCGCGGGTTGTCCGGTTCGCGCGATGCCCGGGTCGTGATGGCCAGCTTCGAGCGCCTGACCGCGCGTCTGAAGGGAGGCGGACCGGATCTGGAGCTGTCAGCGCTTTGCCAGTCGCTCAAGGCCGGGGTGGGCCTGCCCTATCCGAGCAGCGCTGAGGGTGGCGCTGGGCCGCCACAGGTTCTTCATGCCCTCGACGAGGCGGCCGGGAGGCTGGAGGCGGCACGGGACCAGATCGCAGGCTGGAACCTGTCGCTGACTGGCTGGGAGGCGCTCGGCCCCGGGCTTGCGAAAACCCTCGCAAAAGCGACGAGGGCGCGTGATGCGCTGGTCCGCAAGCCCGGAGCCAGGGCCCGGCATGACTTACGCAAGCACCTGAAATATAACTGGTATCATACTAGACTATTGGCTCCCTTGTGGCCCGGCCCTTTCCGTGCGAGGGCGGCGAGCCTGGCACAGGTGACCGAAGACCTGGGCGAGCATCACGACTTGTTCGTGCTTTGCGGCCACGTGCGTGACGCAGCGAGCAAGGGCAAGCGTGGCTGCCGAGAGGCAGCGGACTACGTGCTGCGTCGGGCGGCAAGGCGCCAGCGCAAGCTGGAGCGCAGGGTCGATCCGGAGATCGCGCGGCTGCTCGTGCGCAAGCCGGTCGGGCTGGCGCGTGATTGGGGTCGGCTCTGGTCGATCGCGATGGACCGCTGA
- a CDS encoding CYTH domain-containing protein, whose product MATEIERKFLVTGTQWRAQVTATRTICQAYLARAEHASVRVRVIDGRDARLTIKSARTQISREEFEYPVPLSDARAMLSLREGGLVEKVRHLVPAGGGRTWEIDVFAGAHEGLVLAEIELEHAEERFERPAWLGREVTGERCYGNAALALAGKVDAA is encoded by the coding sequence ATGGCAACCGAGATCGAACGCAAGTTCCTCGTCACCGGCACCCAGTGGCGTGCGCAGGTCACCGCGACCCGAACCATCTGCCAGGCCTATCTCGCGCGGGCTGAGCACGCCAGCGTGCGGGTGCGCGTGATCGACGGGCGCGATGCACGCCTGACCATCAAGTCGGCGCGTACGCAGATTTCGCGGGAGGAATTCGAATACCCGGTGCCGCTCTCCGATGCGCGCGCGATGCTGTCGCTGCGCGAGGGCGGGCTGGTCGAGAAAGTGCGCCATCTCGTACCCGCAGGCGGCGGGCGGACCTGGGAAATCGACGTCTTTGCAGGGGCTCACGAAGGGCTGGTGCTGGCCGAGATCGAGCTGGAGCACGCCGAGGAGCGTTTCGAGCGGCCCGCATGGCTGGGCCGCGAGGTCACCGGCGAGCGCTGCTACGGCAATGCCGCGCTGGCGCTCGCCGGCAAGGTCGACGCGGCCTAG
- a CDS encoding c-type cytochrome, with protein sequence MHFKTMLALTPLALVAACGSGEDTKESAAAPAQAAAGTGASAGSAAAPAPQTAAAQPPAGFAICRSCHSVEPGRNGVGPTLAGIVGSTAGDVEGYNFSPALKNSGIVWTRETLDTWLQGPMKMAPGTKMVMTVPDPARRKAIIDYLETL encoded by the coding sequence ATGCATTTCAAGACCATGCTTGCCCTGACACCCCTGGCGCTGGTCGCCGCGTGCGGTTCGGGAGAGGACACGAAGGAAAGCGCCGCAGCCCCGGCACAAGCGGCAGCAGGCACCGGCGCCTCGGCCGGTTCTGCGGCCGCCCCGGCACCGCAGACTGCCGCCGCACAGCCTCCTGCCGGCTTCGCGATCTGTCGCTCGTGCCATTCGGTAGAGCCGGGCCGCAATGGCGTCGGCCCCACTCTCGCCGGGATCGTGGGCAGCACTGCCGGAGATGTCGAGGGTTACAACTTCAGCCCCGCACTCAAGAACTCGGGCATCGTATGGACGCGCGAGACGCTCGACACCTGGCTGCAGGGTCCGATGAAGATGGCTCCGGGCACCAAAATGGTCATGACCGTACCGGACCCGGCGCGCCGCAAGGCGATCATCGACTATCTCGAAACGCTCTAG